One Rissa tridactyla isolate bRisTri1 chromosome 1, bRisTri1.patW.cur.20221130, whole genome shotgun sequence DNA segment encodes these proteins:
- the LOC128904178 gene encoding uncharacterized protein LOC128904178 isoform X3, producing MLGLFERAMETSPDVTDDCLASEDALNVSLSQASPLDHRESLLYYTSTTLQRRGRKPTDIVTSFRSDQDSLFGTSFGLQKCFLEKTRGFKEKLWVSGTCKGLDQGETFLSRQQNDRWISFKQASVSGYLLQLPTAQQPLCFPGH from the exons ATGCTCGGCCTGTTTGAAAGAGCAATGGAGACCAGCCCTGATGTGACTGATGACTGCCTGGCCAGCGAAGACGCATTGAATGTCTCATTAAG CCAAGCTAGCCCTCTGGACCACAGGGAAAGCCTTCTGTACTACACCTCTACAACACTacagagaagggggagaaagCCCACAGACATTGTTACTTCATTTCGGTCTGACCAGGATTCGCTTTTTGGCACTTCATTTGGTCTGCAG aaATGCTTTCTGGAGAAAACAAGAGGATTCAAGGAGAAACTGTGGGTCAGCGGCACCTGCAAAGGGCTGGACCAAGGAGAAACCTTTCTGTCAAGGCAACAAAATGACCGCTGGATTTCTTTCAAGCAGGCATCTGTCTCAGGATACCTGTTGCAACTTCCAACAG